In Janibacter cremeus, a genomic segment contains:
- a CDS encoding GIY-YIG nuclease family protein, producing the protein MTLTLGTVLSAEGIDPRNALVIRHAYVVHADGTPGIHADSTEDEILRYTSAQAVGSFPRTPTDRWLVFLPESGRRARFWGVIRNHGEVANDGSIRTFNLERTDLLQEYVGRLVIGWAAPLAWYVHGTTASAYPVRELADAAAPRFPGFENLRLDYPTLQAVMRDRRYATWRTALSSVAGIYVITDLRDGRNYVGKADGAENICQRWSTYASNGHGDNVELRDLDPTSFRFSLLRVFDPSTPQQVINRAESHYKRALDSVRHGLNGG; encoded by the coding sequence ATGACACTCACGTTGGGAACCGTCCTCTCAGCAGAGGGCATCGACCCGAGGAACGCGCTGGTGATCCGTCACGCCTACGTGGTTCATGCGGATGGGACCCCCGGGATCCATGCCGACTCCACCGAAGATGAGATCCTCAGGTACACGAGTGCGCAGGCAGTGGGCAGTTTTCCGCGAACCCCAACAGACCGTTGGCTCGTATTCCTCCCCGAGAGCGGCAGAAGAGCTCGGTTCTGGGGCGTCATCCGAAACCACGGCGAGGTGGCCAACGACGGATCGATTCGCACCTTCAACCTCGAGCGGACGGATCTCCTGCAGGAGTATGTCGGACGCCTCGTCATCGGGTGGGCAGCGCCCTTGGCTTGGTATGTGCACGGAACCACGGCCTCGGCCTATCCGGTTCGTGAGCTCGCCGACGCGGCTGCTCCGCGATTCCCCGGTTTCGAGAACCTGCGGCTCGACTACCCCACCCTCCAGGCAGTCATGCGAGATCGTCGTTACGCGACCTGGCGTACCGCGCTGTCATCGGTTGCAGGCATTTACGTCATCACAGATCTGCGGGATGGACGAAACTACGTAGGCAAGGCCGACGGCGCCGAGAACATCTGTCAGCGTTGGTCGACGTACGCGAGCAACGGCCACGGAGATAACGTCGAGCTCCGAGACCTCGACCCCACGTCATTCCGGTTCTCCTTGCTGCGTGTGTTCGACCCCTCCACACCGCAGCAGGTCATCAACCGTGCCGAGTCGCACTACAAGCGAGCTCTGGACTCCGTTCGACACGGCCTGAACGGCGGTTGA
- a CDS encoding DUF6308 family protein: METISVGRVAVPIDKAKQWVREYTDPMRKAGKKPYAYPAYDAFVSGSASTELNDGDLLAPALLNSTPSVSAVYRFQEMQEDLQAALRAHPDRPLVAMAADAVTAKVRDLYQVLDDDRGRHGKRGQGGTTLSKILHRKHPQSLPLHDRWVRLCYVGSDAPVPTGRRSWADYMVRVTLAMREDLVQHQDALYALTEEVLGDTALTDLRLIDILAWTSQGVSPSN; this comes from the coding sequence ATGGAAACCATCAGCGTCGGTCGCGTCGCCGTCCCCATCGACAAGGCGAAGCAGTGGGTTCGCGAATACACTGACCCTATGAGGAAGGCGGGCAAGAAGCCCTACGCCTACCCGGCCTACGACGCGTTCGTTTCAGGGAGTGCATCCACTGAGCTGAACGACGGAGATCTCCTCGCGCCGGCCTTGCTCAACTCAACTCCATCTGTCAGCGCTGTCTACCGGTTCCAAGAAATGCAGGAAGACCTTCAGGCGGCGCTCAGGGCCCACCCAGATCGACCGCTCGTCGCGATGGCCGCTGATGCCGTAACTGCCAAGGTGCGTGACCTTTACCAGGTGCTGGACGACGACAGGGGTCGACACGGCAAGCGAGGCCAAGGGGGCACCACGCTCTCCAAGATCCTGCACCGCAAACACCCGCAGTCTCTCCCGTTGCACGACCGCTGGGTCCGACTCTGCTACGTCGGAAGCGACGCTCCAGTCCCGACCGGAAGGCGCTCGTGGGCTGACTACATGGTTCGCGTGACGCTCGCCATGAGGGAAGACCTCGTCCAGCATCAGGACGCACTGTACGCCCTCACAGAGGAGGTCCTAGGGGATACAGCGCTAACCGATCTGCGGCTGATCGACATCCTCGCTTGGACCAGCCAAGGCGTGAGCCCCTCGAACTGA
- a CDS encoding PD-(D/E)XK nuclease family protein produces the protein MAAMVPILGRDLEPEFNVFDVMHHGLHEKQISNVFGWLLEADGTHGLGDRFIRIFVDAVNAETNPDLPADDRYWVRQEVNTAREDGIVDIADLVVEGDTTVMVVENYFTSDGHGHCYDRYLAYGQRDGKRGSVVLLCRRVQKSLLTNNWDQAAVLTYAQLIDRLWSQVGSDSSYRKQHPEAHSFIEQIHRKFVEGGRTVKQDDVLGFVVAMCDAGEARRYQAQSQAVAADQFATDLAAQARERFGEGRELLMNLKGQLKSFSAEVLKGQLNSTLGEDFVRGVGANLQGIHQWTITFHVPRKESSSDEGRVQLKFGPSAWFANERDEKWRKTVEEAEADYGRIFITSSTSSEIRQSEVTLEEALNGLDPSDTRLHDEIVGLLNAPAAVAG, from the coding sequence ATGGCAGCCATGGTCCCGATCCTGGGGAGGGATCTGGAGCCAGAGTTCAACGTCTTCGACGTGATGCACCACGGACTGCACGAGAAGCAGATCAGCAATGTCTTCGGGTGGCTCCTCGAGGCGGACGGCACTCATGGGCTGGGGGACCGCTTCATCAGGATCTTCGTCGACGCTGTGAACGCGGAAACTAATCCCGATCTCCCTGCTGATGATCGCTACTGGGTACGGCAGGAGGTCAATACAGCGCGGGAAGACGGGATCGTCGACATCGCTGACCTGGTCGTCGAGGGTGACACCACGGTAATGGTGGTGGAGAACTATTTCACCTCCGACGGGCACGGACATTGCTACGACCGCTACCTCGCCTACGGTCAGCGGGACGGCAAGCGCGGGAGCGTGGTTTTGCTGTGTCGACGTGTGCAGAAGAGTTTGCTGACCAACAACTGGGACCAAGCAGCCGTGCTCACTTACGCGCAGCTGATTGATCGTCTCTGGAGCCAAGTGGGTAGCGATTCGAGTTATCGGAAACAGCACCCGGAAGCGCATTCATTTATCGAGCAGATCCACCGCAAGTTCGTAGAAGGGGGCAGGACCGTGAAGCAGGACGATGTGTTGGGGTTCGTTGTCGCCATGTGTGACGCCGGAGAAGCCCGCCGGTACCAGGCGCAGTCCCAAGCGGTTGCGGCCGACCAGTTCGCAACGGATCTGGCGGCGCAAGCACGAGAGCGATTCGGTGAAGGCCGCGAGTTGCTTATGAATCTCAAGGGTCAACTGAAGTCGTTCAGCGCAGAAGTGCTCAAGGGCCAATTGAACTCGACGCTGGGCGAGGACTTCGTCCGGGGCGTGGGCGCCAACCTGCAGGGCATCCACCAGTGGACGATCACCTTCCATGTGCCGAGGAAAGAGTCCAGCTCCGATGAGGGACGCGTGCAGCTGAAGTTTGGCCCGTCGGCATGGTTCGCCAACGAGAGAGACGAGAAGTGGCGAAAGACAGTGGAGGAGGCTGAAGCCGACTACGGGCGCATCTTCATCACGAGTTCAACGAGCAGCGAGATCCGGCAATCAGAGGTGACTCTCGAGGAGGCGCTCAACGGGTTGGACCCGAGTGACACTCGGCTGCACGACGAGATCGTGGGGCTTCTGAACGCTCCCGCAGCAGTAGCCGGGTGA
- a CDS encoding ABC transporter ATP-binding protein, with the protein MTAPILTVEDLAVSYGRVEAVRGVSFEVAAGDLITLVGANGAGKSSVINAVSGVVRPSGGRITFEGKDVTRTQAHTLVANGLVQVPEGRQVLATLTIHENLQLGGWHSNDKAAIDEVYERFPVLAERRELPAGALSGGEQQMLAIGRALVARPRLMLLDEPSMGLAPKIVDEVFTVIREIRATGTTVVLVEQNARRALKAADHGYLMATGEIVHAGPAAELLADEKIVQAYLGVE; encoded by the coding sequence ATGACCGCACCGATCCTGACGGTGGAGGACCTCGCCGTGAGCTACGGGCGGGTCGAGGCCGTGCGTGGGGTCTCCTTCGAGGTGGCCGCCGGCGACCTCATCACGCTGGTGGGTGCCAACGGTGCGGGGAAGTCCTCGGTCATCAACGCCGTCTCCGGGGTGGTGCGCCCCTCCGGGGGGCGGATCACCTTCGAGGGCAAGGACGTCACCCGCACGCAGGCCCACACGCTCGTGGCCAACGGGCTGGTCCAGGTCCCCGAGGGGCGGCAGGTGCTTGCCACGCTGACGATCCACGAGAACCTGCAGCTCGGTGGGTGGCACAGCAACGACAAGGCCGCGATCGACGAGGTGTACGAGCGATTCCCGGTGCTCGCCGAGCGGCGAGAGCTGCCGGCCGGCGCGCTCTCCGGTGGTGAGCAGCAGATGCTCGCGATCGGGCGGGCCCTGGTGGCCCGGCCGCGGTTGATGCTGCTCGACGAGCCGTCCATGGGCCTGGCGCCGAAGATCGTCGACGAAGTCTTCACCGTCATCCGGGAGATCCGTGCCACCGGTACAACGGTGGTTCTCGTCGAGCAGAACGCCCGCCGGGCGTTGAAGGCCGCCGACCACGGGTACCTCATGGCGACCGGTGAGATCGTGCATGCCGGCCCTGCGGCCGAGCTGTTGGCTGACGAGAAGATCGTGCAGGCGTATCTGGGGGTCGAGTAG
- a CDS encoding ABC transporter permease subunit, producing the protein MFVESTFVFIALGGIFAYSFYAVLVAGQLSLGQAGFASLAAFSAVALAPTPSDIGDLPALLVAIAIGMLVGAVTAVILGLPTMRLRGVFLAIATLAFAEAVRILVINMEWTGGARGTSVPKVLEPWMAWVALALVAYWFWRQGPSRYGRALDAIREDELAARAMGIDVSRHRLSAFVAAGAVAGLYGVLWAYYVRLIAPEDFGFAKAIDGLVTAVVGGSTMFIGPLLGSVFLTMVPEVQRAIGIEAGWIRPFLSSLLLLVVILFLPGGLASFLPHRRQRLATGAAGDDDGRRGETSLSQRVHPDPGETVVSLTGLGKDYGGVFANRDIDLQITGGEVLGLIGPNGAGKTTLINMISGLSKPTSGTAEVLGLQPARAAVHKVAAAGVSRTFQHSKLFDRLSALENVMVGGHLVSKPTFLRRLLWLPSAHRDEQRVARHAAWCLERVGLAEQAGTQASALSYGDQRRLEIARALASDPSLLILDEPAAGMNHVEADALSELIGSLASDGLTILLIEHNVGMVMKTCSRIVVLNFGEVIATGTPEQIIENPAVIEAYLGSSESEEAS; encoded by the coding sequence ATGTTCGTCGAATCGACCTTCGTCTTCATCGCCCTGGGCGGGATCTTCGCCTACTCCTTCTACGCCGTCCTCGTCGCCGGGCAGCTCAGCCTCGGCCAAGCCGGCTTCGCCTCGCTCGCGGCCTTCTCCGCGGTCGCCCTGGCGCCGACACCCAGTGACATCGGGGACCTGCCGGCGCTGCTCGTCGCCATCGCCATCGGCATGCTCGTCGGTGCGGTCACCGCCGTGATCCTCGGGTTGCCGACCATGCGACTGCGCGGGGTCTTCCTGGCCATCGCCACGCTCGCCTTCGCCGAGGCGGTGCGCATCCTCGTGATCAACATGGAGTGGACCGGCGGCGCCCGGGGGACGTCGGTGCCCAAGGTGCTCGAGCCGTGGATGGCGTGGGTGGCGCTGGCGCTCGTCGCCTACTGGTTCTGGCGGCAGGGCCCCTCACGGTACGGTCGGGCGCTGGACGCCATCCGCGAGGACGAGCTCGCCGCGCGGGCCATGGGTATCGACGTCAGTCGGCACCGACTGTCCGCCTTCGTCGCCGCGGGGGCGGTCGCCGGGCTCTACGGCGTGCTGTGGGCCTACTACGTGCGGCTCATCGCCCCGGAGGACTTCGGTTTCGCCAAGGCGATCGACGGGCTCGTCACGGCCGTCGTCGGCGGCTCGACGATGTTCATCGGCCCGCTCCTGGGCAGCGTCTTCCTCACGATGGTCCCCGAGGTGCAGCGCGCCATCGGCATCGAGGCCGGCTGGATCCGCCCCTTCCTCTCCAGCCTGCTGCTGCTGGTCGTCATCCTCTTCCTCCCCGGTGGCCTGGCCAGTTTCCTGCCACACCGCAGGCAGCGCCTGGCCACCGGTGCAGCCGGGGACGACGACGGGCGAAGGGGGGAGACCAGCCTCTCCCAGCGGGTCCACCCGGACCCGGGCGAGACCGTCGTCAGCCTCACCGGTCTGGGCAAGGACTACGGCGGGGTCTTCGCCAACCGGGACATCGACCTGCAGATCACCGGCGGTGAGGTACTCGGTCTCATCGGCCCCAACGGCGCGGGGAAGACCACGCTGATCAACATGATCAGCGGCCTGTCCAAGCCGACCTCCGGCACCGCGGAGGTGCTCGGTCTGCAGCCGGCCAGAGCGGCCGTGCACAAGGTCGCCGCGGCCGGGGTGAGCCGGACCTTCCAGCACTCCAAGCTCTTCGACCGGCTCTCCGCCCTGGAGAACGTCATGGTCGGTGGCCACCTGGTGAGCAAGCCGACCTTCCTGCGGCGGCTGCTCTGGCTGCCCTCGGCCCACCGGGACGAGCAGCGCGTGGCGCGGCACGCGGCGTGGTGCCTGGAGCGGGTCGGTCTGGCCGAGCAGGCCGGGACCCAGGCCTCGGCGCTGTCCTACGGCGACCAACGGCGACTGGAGATCGCGCGGGCCCTGGCCTCGGACCCGTCCCTGCTGATCCTCGACGAGCCGGCCGCGGGGATGAACCACGTCGAGGCCGATGCGCTGTCGGAGCTCATCGGGTCGTTGGCGAGCGACGGCCTGACGATCCTGCTCATCGAGCACAACGTCGGCATGGTGATGAAGACGTGCAGCCGCATCGTCGTGCTGAACTTCGGTGAGGTCATCGCCACCGGCACGCCGGAGCAGATCATCGAGAATCCTGCTGTCATCGAGGCCTACCTCGGCAGCTCCGAGTCGGAGGAGGCGTCATGA
- a CDS encoding ABC transporter permease subunit codes for MQQLLLGLSIGSIYALFAIGFTLVFGVLDRLNLAHPSVFAVSAFIGIELVEVAGLSIWLTLPIVAAVGGVLGVVIERVAFRPLKNRPDAHFAGLISSIALAGMFIALLQWRYGPNTRRFPAESFPTTTYSILGAQVTVLQVAILLISVLLMVALTLLVARSRLGRGMRAIAENPTAAKVLGINVDRVTVTTFAISSALGAVAGALFAMNVNSAQLGMGTAIELKGLAVIIVGGMGSLPGALVGGLLLGLAEVFAVQYVGSSWRDLVAFGLLFLILLVRPQGLFGARKVREV; via the coding sequence GTGCAACAACTGCTCCTCGGGCTGTCCATCGGCTCGATCTACGCGCTCTTCGCGATCGGCTTCACGCTGGTCTTCGGCGTGCTGGACCGGCTGAATCTGGCGCACCCGTCGGTGTTCGCCGTGTCCGCCTTCATCGGGATCGAGCTGGTCGAGGTGGCCGGTCTCTCGATCTGGCTCACCCTGCCGATCGTCGCCGCGGTCGGCGGCGTGCTCGGCGTGGTCATCGAGCGAGTGGCCTTCCGGCCGCTGAAGAACAGACCCGATGCCCACTTCGCGGGGTTGATCTCCTCGATCGCCCTGGCGGGGATGTTCATCGCCCTGCTCCAGTGGAGATACGGACCGAACACGCGACGCTTCCCCGCCGAGTCCTTCCCGACGACGACCTACAGCATCCTCGGTGCGCAGGTCACCGTGCTGCAGGTGGCGATCCTGCTCATCTCGGTCCTGCTCATGGTGGCCCTGACCCTGCTCGTCGCGCGCTCGCGCCTGGGGCGGGGCATGCGCGCCATCGCCGAGAACCCGACCGCCGCGAAGGTCCTCGGGATCAACGTCGACCGGGTGACGGTCACCACCTTCGCCATCTCCTCGGCCCTGGGCGCCGTCGCCGGCGCGCTCTTCGCGATGAACGTCAACAGCGCCCAGCTGGGCATGGGCACGGCGATCGAGCTCAAGGGGCTGGCCGTGATCATCGTCGGCGGGATGGGCTCGCTGCCCGGCGCGCTCGTCGGTGGCCTGCTGCTGGGGCTCGCCGAGGTCTTCGCGGTGCAGTACGTCGGCTCCTCGTGGCGTGACCTCGTCGCCTTCGGTCTGCTCTTCCTCATCCTCCTGGTGCGACCGCAGGGTCTTTTCGGTGCCCGGAAGGTGCGTGAGGTCTGA
- a CDS encoding ABC transporter substrate-binding protein, protein MRTSLFTMSAAAGALALTLTACGSDGGSDGSNAALVGEGSGDSCVIDAEVPVGAALSLTGAAASYGESQRNGLELAAKELNAKDGVTYDLTVEDDQTDPKQGISVFEGFVNDGASVIIGPTLSNTAFQAQPIAQEESVPVLAISNTADGITEQGDYIFRDSLTESQVIPQTVTTAIEEYDLEDVVVMYSNDDAFTESGYEVMSSALEDSDTEVTDTLTFSTTDTDFRALLTEAKTSNPDAIFVSGLIEAAIPLVTQARELGIDVPIIGGNGFNNPQLMADAGDAAEGVVVGAAWNSASDNPQNADFLEAYEKEYDSQPDQFAAQAYTGMMLIDTAVRSGCSAERDAIKEGLGSISEVESVLGTISINDDRDAEHEAVVQVVKDGEFTVLK, encoded by the coding sequence ATGCGTACCAGCCTGTTCACGATGTCGGCCGCCGCAGGCGCCCTGGCCCTGACCCTGACCGCCTGCGGTTCCGACGGCGGCAGCGACGGCAGCAACGCCGCCCTCGTCGGCGAGGGCAGCGGCGACTCCTGTGTCATCGACGCCGAGGTGCCCGTGGGTGCCGCACTGTCACTGACCGGCGCCGCAGCCTCCTACGGGGAGTCCCAGCGCAACGGCCTCGAGCTGGCCGCCAAGGAGCTCAACGCCAAGGACGGCGTCACCTACGACCTGACCGTCGAGGACGACCAGACCGACCCGAAGCAGGGGATCTCGGTCTTCGAGGGCTTCGTCAACGACGGCGCCAGCGTCATCATCGGTCCGACGCTGTCCAACACCGCCTTCCAGGCGCAGCCGATCGCCCAGGAGGAGAGCGTGCCCGTGCTGGCCATCTCCAACACGGCCGACGGCATCACCGAGCAGGGCGACTACATCTTCCGTGACTCGCTGACCGAGTCCCAGGTCATCCCGCAGACCGTGACCACGGCGATCGAGGAGTACGACCTCGAGGACGTCGTGGTGATGTACTCCAACGACGACGCGTTCACCGAGTCGGGCTACGAGGTCATGTCCTCCGCCCTGGAGGACAGCGACACCGAGGTCACCGACACGTTGACGTTCTCCACCACCGACACCGACTTCCGTGCCCTGCTGACCGAGGCGAAGACCTCGAACCCGGACGCCATCTTCGTCTCCGGCCTGATCGAGGCGGCCATCCCGCTGGTCACCCAGGCGCGTGAGCTGGGCATCGACGTGCCGATCATCGGCGGCAACGGCTTCAACAACCCGCAGCTGATGGCCGATGCCGGCGACGCCGCCGAGGGCGTGGTCGTCGGCGCCGCGTGGAACTCCGCCTCCGACAACCCGCAGAACGCCGACTTCCTCGAAGCCTACGAGAAGGAGTACGACTCCCAGCCCGATCAGTTCGCGGCGCAGGCCTACACCGGCATGATGCTCATCGACACCGCGGTGCGCAGCGGTTGCTCCGCTGAGCGCGACGCCATCAAGGAGGGCCTGGGCAGCATCTCCGAGGTGGAGTCGGTGCTGGGGACCATCAGCATCAACGACGACCGCGACGCCGAGCACGAGGCCGTCGTCCAGGTCGTCAAGGACGGCGAGTTCACCGTCCTGAAGTGA
- a CDS encoding alpha-hydroxy acid oxidase encodes MTRVERRLPRLDELRPLVRVERPTLQRTRRHLERAHTIDDLRRIARRRTPRSAFDYVDGAAESEVSLSRARAAFAAVDFRPRVLRDVSEVDPSIRLLDVTSPIPMVLAPTGFTRMMHHEGERAVGRAALAAGMPYALSTMGTVSVEDLAAEVPDLQRWFQLYLWRDRPASLELMARARAAGYTTLVLTVDTAVAGQRLRDVRNGMTIPPQLTPSTMADMALHPRWWANLLTTEPLTFASLTQSGGTVEQLVNRMFDPSLSVADLAWLRENWSGTIVLKGIQSVEDATEFVDLGVDGLVVSNHGGRQLDRSVTPLQVLPDIVAAVDGRVPVLLDGGIMHGADIVAAVANGADAVMVGRAYLYGLMAGGEAGVTRALQILTSQVTRTMQLLGVTSVDELTPHHAVLH; translated from the coding sequence ATGACACGGGTGGAGCGACGTCTGCCACGACTGGACGAGTTGCGCCCACTCGTGCGGGTCGAGCGACCGACCCTCCAGCGCACCCGCCGTCACCTCGAGCGGGCCCACACCATCGACGACCTGCGCCGCATCGCCCGGCGCCGCACCCCCAGGTCCGCCTTCGACTACGTCGACGGGGCCGCCGAGAGCGAGGTCAGCCTGAGCCGGGCCCGCGCGGCCTTCGCCGCGGTCGACTTCCGACCACGGGTCCTGCGCGACGTCTCCGAGGTGGACCCCTCGATCCGGCTCCTCGATGTCACCAGCCCGATCCCGATGGTGCTGGCTCCCACGGGCTTCACCCGGATGATGCACCACGAGGGGGAGCGAGCCGTGGGACGTGCCGCCCTGGCGGCCGGTATGCCCTACGCCCTCTCGACCATGGGGACCGTGTCCGTCGAGGACCTGGCCGCGGAGGTGCCCGACCTGCAGCGGTGGTTCCAGCTCTACCTGTGGCGCGACCGGCCCGCCTCCCTGGAGCTGATGGCCCGGGCGCGGGCGGCCGGCTACACCACCCTGGTCCTCACCGTCGACACCGCCGTCGCCGGGCAGCGGCTGCGCGACGTGCGCAACGGCATGACGATCCCGCCGCAGCTGACGCCCTCGACCATGGCGGACATGGCGCTGCACCCGCGGTGGTGGGCCAATCTCCTGACGACCGAGCCGCTGACGTTCGCCTCGCTGACCCAGTCCGGTGGCACCGTCGAGCAGCTCGTCAACCGCATGTTCGACCCCTCGCTGAGCGTCGCCGATCTGGCCTGGCTGCGGGAGAACTGGTCCGGCACGATCGTCCTCAAGGGCATCCAGAGCGTCGAGGACGCCACGGAGTTCGTCGACCTCGGGGTTGACGGCTTGGTCGTCTCCAACCACGGCGGGCGCCAGCTGGACCGCTCGGTCACCCCGTTGCAGGTCCTTCCGGACATCGTCGCGGCCGTCGACGGGCGCGTCCCGGTCCTGCTCGACGGCGGCATCATGCACGGCGCCGACATCGTCGCCGCCGTGGCCAACGGGGCCGATGCCGTCATGGTCGGCCGGGCCTACCTCTACGGACTCATGGCCGGTGGCGAAGCGGGCGTCACCCGGGCCCTGCAGATCCTCACCAGCCAGGTCACCCGCACCATGCAGCTGCTCGGCGTGACCAGCGTCGACGAGCTCACCCCGCACCACGCCGTCCTGCACTGA
- the putP gene encoding sodium/proline symporter PutP, which translates to MEAGVWISLTAYFVLMLAIGFYAYAKSTGTAEQYILGGRRLPPAVAALSAGASDMSGWLLLGLPGALYAAGLVEAWIGIGLFIGAYLNWIIVAPRLREQTERYDNSLTVPAFLAARFPSTALPLRTISGLVIVVFFSVYTASGLVGGGKLFTTAFSGVVDVGGASDYAVGVWLTLGIVLAYTVVGGFLAVSLTDFVQGCIMMIALIVMPVLVLTTGEGDGIGQAADRLRGIDPSFLSLTQGLSVIGFLSAITWGLGYFGQPHIIVRFMAVRSVKAVPAARRIGMTWMGISLIGAISVGVFGRAYAERNGLDIQDPETIFIVLAELLFHPLVTGFLFAALLAAIMSTVSSQLLVASSSLTEDFYRLFLRRRASEKETVLVGRVCVLLVGLVAAVLARDPDSQVLGLVANAWAGFGAAFGPLILLALTWSRMTGTGAVAGLVTGAAVVIGWIWIGWSDSFLGGEGVYEIIPGFLCAAIAIVVVSLLTRPSGEFRAIPSPEADPEPAGRR; encoded by the coding sequence ATGGAAGCTGGGGTCTGGATCAGTCTGACCGCGTACTTCGTGCTCATGCTCGCCATCGGCTTCTACGCCTACGCCAAGTCCACCGGGACCGCGGAGCAGTACATCCTCGGCGGCCGACGACTGCCTCCCGCCGTCGCGGCGCTGTCCGCCGGTGCCTCCGACATGAGCGGCTGGCTGCTGCTGGGACTGCCGGGCGCCCTCTACGCCGCGGGACTGGTCGAGGCGTGGATCGGGATCGGACTGTTCATCGGCGCCTACCTCAACTGGATCATCGTCGCGCCGCGGCTGCGCGAGCAGACCGAGCGGTACGACAACTCGCTGACCGTGCCCGCCTTCCTGGCCGCGCGGTTCCCGAGCACCGCACTCCCCCTTCGCACGATCTCCGGGCTGGTGATCGTCGTCTTCTTCTCCGTCTACACCGCATCCGGCCTGGTGGGTGGCGGCAAGCTGTTCACCACGGCGTTCAGTGGAGTGGTCGACGTCGGCGGAGCCAGTGACTATGCCGTCGGGGTGTGGCTGACCCTGGGCATCGTGCTGGCCTACACCGTCGTCGGGGGCTTCCTGGCAGTCAGCCTGACCGACTTCGTGCAGGGCTGCATCATGATGATCGCCCTGATCGTGATGCCCGTGCTGGTGCTCACCACCGGCGAGGGTGACGGCATCGGCCAGGCCGCCGACCGGCTGCGCGGGATCGACCCCTCCTTCCTGTCGCTGACCCAGGGACTGTCCGTCATCGGATTCCTGTCCGCCATCACCTGGGGCCTGGGGTACTTCGGGCAGCCCCACATCATCGTGCGGTTCATGGCCGTGCGCAGCGTCAAGGCCGTCCCGGCCGCCCGCAGGATCGGTATGACGTGGATGGGGATCTCCCTCATCGGCGCGATCAGTGTGGGGGTCTTCGGCCGGGCCTACGCCGAGCGCAACGGCCTCGACATCCAGGACCCGGAGACCATCTTCATCGTGCTGGCAGAGCTGCTCTTCCACCCGCTCGTCACCGGGTTCCTCTTCGCCGCACTGCTCGCGGCGATCATGAGCACCGTCTCCAGCCAGCTGCTGGTGGCCTCCTCGTCCTTGACCGAGGACTTCTACCGCCTGTTCCTGCGGCGTCGGGCCAGCGAGAAGGAAACGGTGCTGGTGGGCCGGGTGTGCGTCCTGCTCGTCGGGTTGGTCGCGGCCGTGCTCGCCCGCGACCCCGACTCACAGGTCCTGGGGCTGGTGGCCAATGCCTGGGCCGGCTTCGGCGCCGCCTTCGGGCCGCTGATCCTGCTCGCCCTGACCTGGTCGCGGATGACCGGCACCGGCGCGGTGGCCGGTCTGGTGACGGGGGCCGCGGTGGTCATCGGCTGGATCTGGATCGGGTGGAGCGACAGCTTCCTCGGCGGCGAGGGGGTGTACGAGATCATCCCCGGCTTCCTGTGCGCCGCCATCGCCATCGTGGTCGTCAGTCTGCTGACCAGGCCCAGCGGCGAGTTCCGTGCGATCCCCTCACCCGAGGCGGACCCGGAACCCGCCGGTCGCCGCTGA
- a CDS encoding 3-hydroxyacyl-CoA dehydrogenase, which produces MQNLTVLGSGVLGSQIALQAAFHGKSVVVYDISQEVLDQLPARWDYLTPLYVRDVEAATQETMSQAVARIRASADLADAVAEADLIIEAVPERLDIKQQTWATVGELAPERTIFATNSSTLLPSDMAESTGRPGRFLALHFANEIWRNNIGEVMGHAGTDQDAFDAVATFADEIGMVPIPVLKEQPGYLLNSLLVPWLSAAGQLLVRGVGDIDTIDKTWRLSTGAPLGPFQIFDVIGMMTPYALNKDSEDPDKRAFAELIKREYIDKGRLGRGAGGGFYDDVA; this is translated from the coding sequence ATGCAGAACCTGACGGTCCTCGGCAGCGGAGTCCTCGGCTCCCAGATCGCCCTCCAGGCGGCCTTCCACGGCAAGAGCGTCGTGGTCTACGACATCAGCCAGGAGGTGCTGGATCAGCTCCCCGCCCGGTGGGACTACCTCACCCCGCTGTACGTGCGGGACGTCGAGGCCGCGACCCAGGAGACGATGAGCCAGGCCGTGGCCCGGATCCGTGCCAGCGCAGACCTGGCCGACGCCGTCGCCGAGGCGGACCTGATCATCGAGGCCGTCCCCGAGCGCCTGGACATCAAGCAGCAGACCTGGGCGACGGTGGGCGAGCTGGCGCCGGAGCGCACGATCTTCGCCACGAACTCCTCCACCCTCCTGCCCAGCGACATGGCCGAGTCCACGGGCCGTCCCGGGCGTTTCCTCGCGCTGCACTTCGCCAACGAGATCTGGCGCAACAACATCGGCGAGGTCATGGGCCACGCCGGCACCGACCAGGATGCCTTCGACGCGGTCGCGACCTTCGCCGACGAGATCGGGATGGTGCCGATCCCGGTGCTGAAGGAGCAGCCCGGCTACCTGCTCAACAGCCTGCTCGTGCCGTGGCTCTCGGCCGCCGGTCAGCTGCTCGTGCGTGGGGTCGGTGACATCGATACCATCGACAAGACGTGGCGGCTGTCCACCGGCGCGCCGCTGGGGCCGTTCCAGATCTTCGACGTGATCGGGATGATGACGCCCTACGCCCTGAACAAGGACAGCGAGGACCCGGACAAGCGTGCCTTCGCCGAGCTGATCAAGCGTGAGTACATCGACAAGGGCCGCCTCGGTCGGGGAGCCGGTGGTGGCTTCTACGACGACGTGGCGTGA